One stretch of Nitrospirota bacterium DNA includes these proteins:
- the murC gene encoding UDP-N-acetylmuramate--L-alanine ligase, whose protein sequence is MFKKIKHIHFVGIGGIGMSGIAEVLLNLGYKVTGSDLKESDTTERLKKLGGEIFIGHHAENITTPHVVVISSAVKNDNVEVIAARERQIPVIPRAEMLAELMRLKYGIAIAGAHGKTTTTSMVATVLAAGGIDPTVVIGGRLNSLGTNAKLGQGEFLVAEADESDGSFLKLSPTIGVVTTIDEEHLDYYKDINEIKAAFLTFINKVPFYGVSILCLDQPHIQSLIPFVQKRYLTYGLSSQADYQARDISLKPLGSTFKVLNHARDLGSFELSVPGEHNINNSLAAIAVARELDVDLEVIRKSLKDFSGVQRRFQIKGEAGGIIIVDDYGHHPTEVKATLAAAAAGMERRVVVVFQPHRYTRTQHLLEDFFTAFNQADALVVMDIYAAGEKPIPGVSGQALYEGIKKHGHKDVTFISDRGKIVEHMVSVLKKGDLMITLGAGDVWKLGEQVLEKLKRGDNKL, encoded by the coding sequence ATGTTCAAAAAAATTAAACACATCCATTTTGTGGGGATCGGCGGAATCGGCATGAGCGGCATAGCCGAAGTGCTCCTGAACCTCGGCTACAAGGTCACCGGTTCGGACTTGAAGGAGTCGGACACGACGGAACGGCTTAAAAAACTGGGCGGCGAAATATTCATCGGCCATCACGCGGAGAACATCACTACACCGCACGTGGTCGTGATCTCGTCGGCGGTGAAGAACGACAATGTCGAGGTGATCGCCGCGAGGGAAAGGCAAATCCCGGTCATTCCCCGGGCGGAAATGCTCGCCGAATTAATGCGGCTCAAGTACGGCATTGCCATCGCGGGCGCGCACGGGAAAACCACGACAACCTCCATGGTGGCCACGGTGCTCGCGGCAGGCGGGATCGACCCCACGGTCGTGATCGGCGGCAGGCTGAACAGCCTCGGCACGAACGCCAAACTCGGCCAGGGCGAGTTCCTTGTGGCCGAGGCGGACGAGAGCGACGGGAGCTTCCTGAAACTTTCCCCGACCATCGGCGTGGTCACGACCATCGATGAAGAGCATCTTGATTACTATAAGGACATCAACGAGATCAAGGCGGCATTTCTTACGTTCATCAACAAGGTCCCGTTCTACGGCGTGTCCATCCTGTGCCTGGACCAGCCGCATATCCAGTCCCTTATCCCGTTCGTGCAGAAACGGTACCTGACCTACGGTTTGAGCTCGCAGGCCGATTATCAGGCGCGTGACATCTCGCTCAAGCCGCTCGGATCCACGTTCAAGGTGCTGAACCACGCACGGGACCTTGGATCGTTCGAACTCTCGGTGCCCGGTGAGCATAATATCAACAACAGCCTTGCGGCCATTGCCGTGGCGCGGGAACTGGACGTCGACCTCGAGGTCATCAGAAAATCGCTCAAGGACTTCAGCGGCGTGCAGCGGCGGTTCCAGATCAAGGGCGAGGCAGGCGGGATAATCATTGTCGATGATTACGGCCATCACCCCACGGAGGTAAAAGCCACGCTTGCCGCGGCTGCAGCGGGCATGGAGCGGCGCGTGGTCGTCGTGTTCCAGCCTCACCGTTATACACGGACGCAGCATCTGCTCGAGGATTTCTTTACCGCGTTCAACCAGGCGGACGCCCTGGTGGTCATGGACATCTACGCGGCAGGGGAAAAACCGATCCCCGGCGTGTCGGGCCAGGCCTTGTACGAAGGGATCAAGAAGCACGGGCATAAGGACGTGACCTTCATTTCGGACCGCGGAAAGATCGTCGAGCACATGGTATCGGTGCTTAAAAAAGGCGACCTCATGATCACACTCGGCGCCGGAGATGTATGGAAACTTGGCGAACAGGTTTTAGAAAAATTGAAACGTGGAGATAACAAACTTTAA
- the ftsW gene encoding putative lipid II flippase FtsW, translating to MMHHKGHYDALLLAAILALLVGSVVMVYSSSSVVALTTYDDPAHFMKRQIMWAVIGLALMALAMRMDHRVLQDRRTVLALLIVSLLLLASTLIPGVGKMVNGSRRWLRLGFVSFQPSELAKFAIVVYMSHYIVKKGELLRDFRNGLFPAYIVTGVFLLLALRQPDFGAAMTLAGVAGIMLFAGGANLLQLGGTVLAALPFIYVAVAHSAYRARRVFSFLDPWADPQGAGHQIIQSFLAFGSGGVFGRGLGEGRQKLLFLPERHSDFIYAVIGEELGLIGSLVVVALFLVILWRGVQIALGSEDMFSRLLALGITLLICLQGLINMLVVTGLLPTKGIALPLVSYGGSSLVITMMALGVLLNISKETT from the coding sequence GTGATGCACCATAAGGGTCATTACGACGCCCTGCTGCTCGCGGCCATATTGGCGCTGCTGGTGGGCAGCGTCGTGATGGTGTATAGCTCAAGCAGCGTTGTGGCGCTTACGACCTACGACGATCCGGCGCACTTCATGAAGCGTCAGATCATGTGGGCGGTCATCGGCCTTGCTCTGATGGCGCTTGCGATGCGCATGGACCACCGCGTGCTCCAGGACAGGCGGACCGTGCTCGCCCTGCTGATCGTTTCCCTGCTGCTGCTTGCGTCAACGCTCATACCCGGCGTGGGGAAAATGGTCAACGGGTCCCGGAGGTGGTTGCGGCTCGGTTTTGTTTCGTTCCAGCCGTCGGAGCTTGCCAAATTCGCGATCGTTGTGTACATGAGCCACTACATCGTGAAAAAAGGGGAGCTGCTTCGCGATTTCAGGAACGGACTGTTCCCGGCCTATATCGTTACCGGAGTGTTCCTTCTCCTGGCGCTCCGCCAGCCGGATTTCGGCGCTGCCATGACGCTCGCGGGCGTGGCCGGCATCATGCTCTTCGCCGGGGGCGCGAACCTTCTTCAGCTTGGCGGTACGGTGCTTGCTGCGCTTCCCTTTATCTATGTTGCCGTGGCGCACAGCGCGTACCGTGCACGCAGGGTCTTCTCGTTCCTCGACCCCTGGGCCGACCCGCAGGGGGCGGGCCACCAGATCATCCAGTCGTTCCTTGCCTTTGGCAGCGGCGGTGTGTTCGGCCGCGGTCTGGGTGAAGGGAGGCAGAAGCTTCTCTTCCTGCCGGAGCGGCATTCGGATTTTATCTACGCGGTGATCGGAGAGGAGCTTGGCCTGATCGGGTCGCTCGTCGTGGTCGCGCTCTTTCTTGTCATATTATGGCGGGGGGTGCAGATCGCTCTTGGCTCGGAAGATATGTTCAGTCGTCTGCTCGCTCTCGGCATCACGCTCCTGATCTGTTTGCAGGGGCTGATCAACATGCTGGTCGTGACCGGGCTGCTGCCTACAAAGGGCATCGCGCTTCCGCTGGTGAGCTACGGCGGCTCATCGCTGGTGATCACCATGATGGCGCTCGGGGTGCTGTTGAATATTTCAAAGGAAACGACATGA
- the murG gene encoding undecaprenyldiphospho-muramoylpentapeptide beta-N-acetylglucosaminyltransferase: MKIIIAGGGTGGHLYPGIAIARELLKESGNEVLFVGTRQGIEARVLPKEGLPVRFITVGKLKGMKLLSVIKTMGTLPMSVLQSLMVLREVRPDVVIGVGGYSSGPMGLAALVLRVPLFIVEPNSYAGLANRYLGKRADKVILCFPGTGAKKFFPPGKTVDLGPLVRQGIEKGDRDKALAGFGLETGRFTVFVMGGSGGAHAINMAMKKAVLSLKNIRVLQILHQTGEKDAVEVADGYRDAGVKAIVLPFIHDMAGAYAAADLVIGRAGATTVAELAVCGKRAVLIPFPFAADNHQEYNATTLAARGTAEVIIQKDLTPEKLASVIKKYSAQGTGAASAAPMENTAATEIVRICKDYVQKN; encoded by the coding sequence ATGAAGATCATTATCGCAGGCGGGGGGACCGGGGGCCATCTGTATCCGGGGATCGCCATCGCCCGTGAACTGCTGAAGGAAAGCGGCAACGAGGTCCTGTTCGTCGGTACGAGGCAGGGGATCGAGGCCAGAGTGCTCCCGAAAGAAGGACTTCCGGTCCGCTTTATCACGGTCGGAAAGCTCAAAGGCATGAAGCTCCTGTCTGTCATCAAGACAATGGGCACGCTGCCCATGAGCGTACTCCAGTCCTTGATGGTGCTTCGCGAGGTCAGGCCTGATGTGGTGATCGGCGTGGGTGGATATTCCTCAGGCCCGATGGGACTTGCGGCATTGGTTCTCCGGGTTCCTCTGTTTATCGTGGAGCCGAATTCCTATGCCGGACTTGCGAACAGGTATCTGGGGAAGCGTGCTGATAAGGTGATCCTCTGCTTTCCCGGGACCGGTGCGAAGAAGTTTTTCCCTCCCGGGAAAACAGTGGATCTCGGCCCGCTGGTCAGGCAGGGGATCGAAAAAGGCGACCGCGACAAAGCGCTCGCTGGTTTCGGGCTTGAAACGGGAAGGTTCACGGTCTTTGTGATGGGCGGGAGCGGGGGCGCTCACGCAATCAATATGGCAATGAAAAAGGCCGTACTCTCTCTGAAAAACATCCGCGTGCTTCAGATCCTTCACCAGACCGGTGAAAAGGACGCTGTCGAGGTTGCTGATGGTTATCGTGATGCGGGAGTAAAAGCAATCGTGCTCCCTTTTATCCACGACATGGCAGGCGCGTACGCCGCCGCCGACCTGGTGATCGGCCGGGCGGGTGCAACCACGGTGGCTGAGCTTGCGGTTTGCGGGAAACGCGCGGTGCTGATCCCTTTTCCCTTTGCCGCGGACAACCACCAGGAGTACAATGCGACGACGCTTGCGGCGCGCGGCACGGCCGAGGTGATCATCCAGAAGGACCTGACGCCGGAGAAACTGGCAAGCGTCATCAAAAAGTACAGTGCACAGGGGACCGGCGCGGCGAGCGCTGCTCCGATGGAAAATACGGCGGCAACGGAGATCGTAAGGATCTGTAAAGACTATGTTCAAAAAAATTAA
- the murD gene encoding UDP-N-acetylmuramoyl-L-alanine--D-glutamate ligase, producing MKPDFKGKKVTVVGLARSGVAAARALHALGAIVTVTDKKPIDQLIAQVASLGSGITIEAGGHPDRIFIDTDLIVLSPGVPGIPQVLQARQHGVKVISELELAWLLSDAPYIGITGTNGKSTVTTLVGLMLAKAKKKVLVAGNIGNALTEDVPQLTGKDWIVAELSSFQLEDIDTFRPRIATILNVTQDHLDRYHTIEEYGEAKARIFMNQQKNDYLVLNFDDPIVKSYTGRTEATVIPFSRRLRFNPGACVLDGYLMFNGRRIIAVDELKIGGVHNLENALAATALSLLAGADIQSVASVLREFPGLEHRLEFVRMKDSVSYINDSKGTNVGAVLKSVEGFTRPVILIAGGLDKGSDFSPLYDLFKRRVKLLILIGKAADKMARVLGIATETLFAQTLQEAVRLAAARAGQGDVVLLSPACASFDMFKDFEDRGRQFKEAVNNL from the coding sequence GTGAAGCCTGACTTCAAAGGCAAAAAGGTTACGGTGGTTGGTCTGGCGCGAAGCGGGGTGGCGGCGGCGCGGGCGCTCCATGCGCTCGGCGCGATCGTGACCGTGACGGACAAGAAGCCGATCGACCAGCTTATTGCGCAGGTTGCGTCCCTCGGCAGCGGCATCACGATTGAAGCGGGCGGCCATCCGGACCGGATCTTCATCGATACCGACCTCATCGTGCTCAGTCCCGGCGTGCCCGGGATCCCCCAGGTCCTGCAGGCACGGCAGCATGGTGTCAAGGTGATCAGCGAACTCGAACTTGCATGGCTGCTCTCTGACGCGCCGTATATCGGCATCACCGGAACGAACGGCAAGTCAACGGTCACGACCCTCGTGGGACTGATGCTCGCGAAAGCGAAGAAGAAGGTTCTGGTGGCGGGAAATATCGGGAATGCGCTCACCGAGGATGTTCCGCAACTTACCGGCAAGGACTGGATCGTTGCCGAGCTTTCAAGCTTCCAGCTTGAGGACATCGACACCTTCAGGCCGCGCATCGCGACCATCCTGAACGTGACCCAGGACCATCTCGACCGGTATCACACGATCGAAGAATATGGAGAAGCCAAGGCGCGGATCTTCATGAACCAGCAAAAGAACGATTATCTGGTCTTGAATTTCGATGATCCCATCGTAAAATCGTACACCGGGCGGACAGAGGCCACGGTGATCCCCTTTTCACGGCGGCTCCGGTTTAATCCCGGCGCGTGCGTGCTTGACGGATACCTCATGTTCAACGGACGGCGCATCATTGCCGTTGATGAACTAAAGATCGGCGGCGTGCATAACCTTGAAAACGCGCTCGCCGCAACAGCGCTGTCCCTCCTGGCCGGGGCTGATATCCAATCGGTGGCATCAGTGTTGCGGGAGTTTCCCGGTCTGGAGCACAGGCTCGAATTCGTTCGCATGAAAGACAGTGTTAGCTACATCAATGATTCTAAAGGCACGAATGTCGGCGCCGTGCTCAAATCCGTGGAAGGATTCACCCGGCCCGTGATCCTGATCGCCGGGGGTCTGGACAAGGGAAGCGATTTCAGCCCGCTCTACGATCTGTTCAAGCGCAGGGTCAAGCTCCTGATCCTGATCGGCAAGGCCGCGGACAAGATGGCAAGGGTCCTCGGCATAGCAACGGAGACATTGTTCGCTCAGACGCTGCAGGAGGCTGTCCGGCTCGCGGCTGCCCGTGCCGGGCAAGGGGACGTTGTGCTGTTGTCGCCTGCATGCGCGAGCTTCGACATGTTCAAGGATTTCGAGGACCGCGGGAGACAGTTCAAGGAAGCGGTGAACAATCTATAA
- a CDS encoding penicillin-binding protein 2, which translates to MTQCEGVERDPAANSGERVDINRRGRIITVLLLMGMGFALVSLRLVYLQVYQRAEFTARAERQQERVVKLDPKRGTIYDRMGRELAVSLDVDSVYGVPSGIDNPRAVAQQLSGILREDRRGLEQRLAGNKQFVWLSRKVEPGRAEKIRELGNKEIGLRIEAKRFYPKKALAGPVLGFLGVDNKGLEGLELTYDKTLRGVSGWVVAEKDARGRTVFPGGSGFQYQLPKPGHDILLTIDEVIQHIADKELDAALATSRAKGGVCLVMNPQTGEVLALSVRSAPHVKQAFNPNEPQRSKPAEWRNRAVTDAFEPGSIFKPFLAAAALEERVVHPLEPVDCSAGKIQLADRVIRDAHEKGVLTFTDVIAESSNVGTITVALRLGKERFARYISAFGFGKKTGVDIPGEISGQLKDYRLWSGVSIGSIAIGQEIGVTPIQMASAYCALANGGMLMKPYLVSEIIDHGGGEGKKFQAQAVGRAITAETCAKVNKMLQRVVETGTGQQARPAGYTAAGKTGTAQKIDQRTGRYSQNDYVSSFVGFTPANSPKLVILVMVDSPEGAVHYGGSVAGPVFKAVAEQSLAYLQVAPDEVGGRMLLVGR; encoded by the coding sequence ATGACGCAGTGTGAAGGAGTTGAAAGGGATCCGGCTGCCAACTCCGGGGAGCGTGTAGACATTAACAGGCGGGGAAGGATAATCACGGTATTGCTGCTGATGGGCATGGGCTTCGCGCTCGTGTCGCTGAGGCTTGTATACCTCCAGGTCTATCAGCGAGCAGAGTTCACCGCCCGTGCCGAACGTCAACAGGAGCGCGTCGTGAAGCTTGATCCCAAGCGGGGCACCATTTACGACCGCATGGGCAGGGAGCTTGCCGTGAGTCTCGATGTGGATTCGGTCTACGGGGTGCCCTCCGGGATCGACAATCCGCGCGCGGTCGCGCAGCAGCTCTCCGGGATTCTGCGGGAAGACCGGCGCGGCCTTGAGCAACGGCTGGCGGGAAACAAGCAGTTTGTCTGGCTCAGCCGCAAGGTGGAACCGGGAAGGGCCGAGAAGATCCGAGAACTCGGCAATAAGGAGATCGGTCTTCGGATCGAGGCAAAACGATTTTATCCCAAGAAGGCCCTCGCCGGGCCGGTGCTTGGATTTCTCGGTGTGGACAACAAAGGCCTTGAGGGATTGGAACTCACCTACGACAAGACGCTCCGTGGCGTGAGCGGCTGGGTGGTCGCTGAAAAGGACGCCAGGGGCAGGACGGTTTTCCCCGGCGGATCGGGTTTCCAGTACCAGCTGCCGAAACCGGGCCATGACATCCTCCTCACGATCGACGAAGTGATCCAGCACATCGCCGACAAAGAGCTCGACGCGGCGCTCGCGACTTCGCGCGCAAAGGGCGGCGTCTGCCTTGTCATGAACCCGCAGACCGGCGAGGTGCTTGCCCTTTCGGTGCGCTCGGCCCCGCACGTCAAACAGGCGTTCAACCCGAACGAGCCTCAGCGCTCGAAGCCGGCGGAGTGGCGGAACCGCGCGGTAACCGATGCCTTCGAACCAGGCTCGATCTTCAAACCATTCCTCGCGGCGGCGGCGCTCGAAGAGCGGGTCGTGCACCCGCTCGAGCCGGTTGACTGTTCGGCAGGCAAAATTCAGCTTGCCGACCGCGTGATCAGGGACGCGCATGAAAAAGGCGTACTGACCTTCACGGACGTGATCGCCGAGTCAAGCAACGTCGGCACCATCACGGTGGCCCTGCGGCTCGGAAAGGAGCGCTTTGCGAGATACATTTCCGCCTTTGGCTTCGGGAAGAAGACCGGCGTGGACATCCCCGGGGAGATCTCCGGCCAGCTCAAGGACTACCGCCTCTGGTCCGGTGTATCCATCGGTTCCATTGCCATCGGCCAGGAGATCGGGGTGACGCCGATTCAGATGGCCTCGGCCTACTGCGCGCTCGCTAACGGCGGTATGCTCATGAAGCCCTACCTCGTGTCTGAGATCATCGACCACGGCGGCGGGGAAGGGAAAAAGTTCCAGGCCCAGGCCGTGGGCCGCGCGATCACCGCGGAGACCTGCGCCAAGGTGAACAAGATGCTTCAGCGGGTCGTCGAGACCGGCACGGGCCAGCAGGCGCGGCCCGCGGGGTACACCGCCGCCGGCAAAACGGGCACGGCGCAAAAGATCGACCAACGGACCGGCAGGTATTCACAAAATGATTACGTGAGCTCATTCGTGGGATTCACTCCGGCCAACTCCCCGAAGCTTGTGATCCTGGTGATGGTGGACAGTCCTGAAGGCGCTGTCCACTACGGCGGCAGCGTGGCCGGACCGGTATTCAAGGCGGTGGCGGAACAGAGTCTCGCGTACCTGCAGGTGGCGCCGGACGAGGTGGGAGGCAGAATGCTCCTGGTGGGACGATGA
- a CDS encoding UDP-N-acetylmuramoyl-tripeptide--D-alanyl-D-alanine ligase, protein MNESEKKLLLGLLDKMAQLEITGVSIDSRTIREGELFVAIKGDRFDGHDFVPGVMKKGAWGALVAPKALADTLPLFGGLKNILPVEDTLIALQELAYLHRRKFSVPVVSITGSNGKTTTKEMLAGILQQQGPVLKNEGNLNNHIGVPLTLLRLNAGHKAAVVEMGMSALGEIDALARFVGPDVGVITNIGPAHLEFLKSMDLVAQAKGELFGHLKPDGTAVLNADDQYFDTLKKKFGGRVLSFGIDKASAVRASDIRQEKDRMEFTIRSGNSTVKVRLRAVGKHNVYNALAAAAAALAMGISMDAVKNGLDAFQPLAMRSELRQVQGRTVLADCYNANPASMDAALSTLASLRSGGKTIAVLGDMLELGIVAIDAHQTIGKTIARLGVDLVITLGPLAKHVGEGAIDAGMPKDRVLEARSQAEAAALLKKLSRPGDVVLIKGSRGMKMEKILEEF, encoded by the coding sequence ATGAACGAATCTGAAAAAAAATTGTTGCTGGGACTCTTGGATAAGATGGCACAGCTGGAGATCACAGGGGTATCCATAGACTCCCGGACCATTCGGGAGGGCGAGCTGTTCGTCGCCATAAAAGGCGATCGGTTCGACGGCCATGACTTCGTTCCCGGGGTGATGAAAAAAGGGGCCTGGGGAGCGCTGGTCGCGCCGAAGGCGCTTGCGGACACGTTACCCCTTTTTGGCGGACTGAAAAATATCCTGCCGGTGGAAGATACGCTCATTGCGCTCCAGGAATTGGCTTACCTGCATCGCAGGAAGTTCTCTGTTCCCGTCGTGAGCATCACCGGCTCGAACGGCAAGACCACGACCAAGGAAATGCTCGCCGGCATCCTGCAGCAGCAAGGTCCGGTGCTCAAGAACGAGGGGAACCTGAACAACCACATCGGTGTGCCGCTCACGCTGCTCAGGCTCAACGCGGGCCATAAGGCCGCGGTCGTGGAAATGGGGATGAGCGCGCTGGGAGAGATCGATGCGCTCGCCCGGTTTGTCGGCCCCGATGTCGGGGTGATCACCAACATTGGCCCGGCCCATCTCGAGTTTCTCAAGAGCATGGACCTGGTGGCGCAGGCAAAGGGAGAGTTGTTCGGCCACCTGAAGCCCGACGGTACGGCTGTGCTGAATGCGGATGACCAGTACTTCGATACGCTGAAAAAAAAGTTCGGCGGACGCGTTCTTTCTTTCGGCATCGACAAGGCGTCCGCTGTGCGCGCATCGGACATCCGGCAGGAAAAGGACCGCATGGAATTCACGATCCGGTCCGGCAATTCCACGGTGAAGGTGCGGCTGCGGGCTGTCGGAAAGCACAATGTCTATAATGCCCTGGCCGCTGCTGCCGCCGCGCTCGCAATGGGCATATCCATGGATGCCGTGAAAAACGGACTCGATGCTTTTCAGCCGCTCGCCATGCGTTCGGAGCTGAGACAGGTCCAGGGAAGGACCGTGCTTGCAGACTGTTACAATGCAAATCCCGCTTCGATGGACGCGGCACTCTCGACACTGGCCTCACTGAGATCCGGAGGAAAGACGATCGCCGTGCTTGGCGATATGCTCGAGCTGGGAATAGTCGCAATCGATGCGCATCAAACAATCGGCAAGACTATCGCTCGACTCGGGGTGGACCTGGTGATCACATTGGGGCCGCTCGCGAAACACGTTGGAGAAGGGGCGATCGATGCCGGAATGCCGAAGGACCGGGTGCTTGAAGCGCGTTCGCAGGCTGAGGCCGCCGCTCTGCTCAAGAAGCTGTCCCGGCCGGGAGATGTCGTGCTGATCAAAGGCTCCCGCGGCATGAAGATGGAAAAGATCCTGGAGGAGTTTTAA
- the mraY gene encoding phospho-N-acetylmuramoyl-pentapeptide-transferase, whose protein sequence is MLYHLLYPLRDAFFGFNVFRYITFRSAGAVLTALIVSFLLGPSMIAWLRRLKVGQQVRDDGPKTHLSKQGTPTMGGLLIIAALVSSVLLWSDLTNKYVWVVLFATLAFGGIGFWDDYLKVVKKRSTGLRAYQKFGLQVAASLVVGLFLYHFSGDRTATFLSVPFMKSLLIDLGWFYLPFVAVVIVGSSNAVNLTDGLDGLAIGLVGIAAAANAVIVYLGGNKIIADYLKILYISGSGELVIFCGAMIGASLGFLWYNTHPAEVFMGDVGSLSLGGALGTLAVVTKHELILIVVGGIFVMETVSVALQVASYKLRGKRIFRMAPIHHHFEQIGWPESKVIVRFWIIGIILALISIGSLKLR, encoded by the coding sequence ATGCTCTATCATCTCTTGTATCCGTTGCGTGATGCCTTCTTCGGGTTTAACGTTTTCCGGTACATCACCTTCCGGAGCGCGGGTGCGGTCCTGACCGCGCTCATCGTAAGCTTCCTGCTGGGGCCGTCCATGATCGCATGGCTTCGGAGGCTCAAGGTGGGCCAGCAGGTCCGGGACGACGGTCCAAAGACCCATCTCAGCAAGCAGGGCACGCCGACCATGGGCGGACTGCTGATCATTGCCGCCCTCGTGAGCTCCGTGCTGTTATGGTCGGACCTCACGAACAAGTATGTCTGGGTGGTGCTCTTCGCCACACTCGCCTTCGGCGGCATCGGGTTCTGGGACGACTATCTCAAGGTGGTGAAAAAACGCTCCACCGGTCTCCGGGCATATCAGAAGTTCGGACTCCAGGTCGCGGCGTCGCTGGTTGTCGGCCTCTTTCTCTATCATTTTTCCGGCGACCGCACGGCGACGTTCCTGTCCGTGCCGTTCATGAAAAGTCTGCTGATCGATCTGGGCTGGTTCTACCTCCCCTTTGTCGCCGTGGTCATTGTCGGGTCGTCGAACGCCGTGAACCTCACCGACGGCCTGGATGGTCTGGCCATCGGTCTCGTGGGCATCGCAGCCGCGGCGAATGCGGTGATCGTCTATCTGGGCGGGAACAAGATCATCGCCGACTATCTGAAGATCCTCTATATTTCCGGGAGCGGCGAGCTCGTCATCTTCTGCGGCGCCATGATCGGCGCAAGCCTCGGGTTCCTGTGGTACAACACGCACCCGGCGGAGGTGTTCATGGGAGATGTGGGATCGCTCTCGCTCGGCGGAGCGCTCGGCACGCTGGCTGTCGTGACCAAGCACGAGCTCATTCTGATCGTCGTGGGCGGCATTTTCGTCATGGAGACCGTCTCGGTGGCCCTGCAGGTTGCGTCGTACAAGCTGAGGGGCAAGCGTATCTTCAGGATGGCGCCCATTCATCACCATTTTGAACAGATCGGTTGGCCGGAGTCGAAGGTCATTGTGCGGTTCTGGATCATCGGGATCATCCTGGCGCTGATCTCGATCGGGTCGTTAAAGTTGAGATGA
- a CDS encoding UDP-N-acetylmuramoyl-L-alanyl-D-glutamate--2,6-diaminopimelate ligase, whose translation MKLGDLLIGLENKTTVPPGWLEREVRDIAHDSRKVKPGSLFVAVRGFHSDGHQFISQAIKQGAMAIVAEKQEGPPVPADTLLVIVDDSRRALALLANAFFGHPSRRLTLTGITGTNGKTTTTYLVKAIIEAAGHAAGLIGTIDYRVGDKVYPAPNTTPESLELQRLLSEMVGLGTSHCVMEVSSHALALGRIEGCEFAAAGFTNLTQDHLDFHESMDAYFQAKLRLFTGLSPEAWAIINSDDAYGVEIVRKTRARVITTGFSELANVRPVGTIRHGITGLMFDAASPAGTIPVESSLVGRYNINNILTAIGIGTALGVSAEMIARGIRNMKAVPGRMEKVDEGQPFSVVVDYAHTEDAIVRVLESVREITARRIIVVFGCGGDRDRTKRPAMGAAAIAGSDVVIITSDNPRTEDPLSIIREIEQGLREQGVKTSAEETAKQVVPGKKPYYVIPGRHEAVAVAIGLARPGDVVVLAGKGHENYQIIGETKMRFDDREVAREEIRKRQTIGVG comes from the coding sequence ATGAAGCTCGGTGACCTTCTGATCGGGTTGGAAAACAAAACGACGGTTCCGCCGGGCTGGCTGGAACGGGAAGTGCGGGACATCGCCCATGATTCCCGGAAGGTAAAACCGGGCTCCCTGTTCGTGGCCGTGCGAGGATTTCACTCGGACGGCCATCAGTTTATTTCGCAGGCAATAAAACAGGGCGCAATGGCAATTGTCGCTGAAAAACAGGAGGGGCCCCCGGTCCCGGCCGATACGCTGTTGGTCATCGTGGATGACTCGCGCAGAGCGCTTGCTCTCCTCGCGAATGCGTTCTTCGGCCATCCCTCCCGCCGTCTGACGCTTACCGGCATCACCGGCACGAACGGCAAGACCACGACTACGTATTTGGTTAAAGCCATTATCGAGGCCGCGGGGCATGCAGCCGGACTCATCGGCACGATCGACTATCGCGTGGGCGACAAGGTGTATCCCGCGCCGAATACCACGCCCGAATCTCTCGAACTCCAGCGGCTGCTGTCGGAGATGGTGGGGCTCGGCACGAGCCACTGCGTCATGGAGGTCTCGTCGCACGCGCTGGCGCTGGGCAGGATCGAGGGATGTGAGTTTGCCGCGGCGGGATTTACGAACCTTACCCAGGACCATCTGGATTTTCACGAGAGCATGGACGCCTATTTTCAGGCCAAGCTGCGGCTGTTCACCGGTCTCTCCCCGGAGGCCTGGGCGATCATCAATAGTGACGATGCGTACGGCGTCGAGATCGTCAGGAAAACCCGTGCCCGGGTCATCACCACCGGTTTTTCAGAGCTTGCAAACGTGCGGCCGGTGGGAACGATCCGTCACGGCATCACGGGATTGATGTTCGATGCTGCCTCGCCGGCGGGCACGATCCCGGTCGAGTCATCGCTCGTCGGCAGATACAATATTAACAATATCCTTACGGCGATCGGCATCGGCACCGCCCTCGGCGTGAGTGCCGAGATGATCGCCCGCGGTATCAGAAACATGAAGGCCGTGCCCGGCCGCATGGAAAAAGTGGATGAAGGCCAGCCCTTCAGCGTCGTGGTGGACTATGCACATACCGAGGATGCCATCGTCCGGGTCCTCGAGTCGGTCCGGGAGATTACGGCCAGGCGCATCATCGTCGTTTTCGGATGCGGCGGCGATCGTGACAGGACCAAACGGCCGGCCATGGGAGCGGCGGCGATCGCGGGGAGCGACGTCGTGATCATCACCTCAGACAATCCGAGGACCGAAGATCCCTTGAGCATTATCCGCGAAATTGAACAGGGACTGAGGGAACAGGGCGTAAAGACGTCGGCAGAGGAAACTGCAAAGCAGGTTGTCCCCGGAAAAAAACCGTACTATGTCATCCCCGGCCGGCATGAAGCCGTCGCGGTTGCGATCGGTCTGGCAAGACCCGGTGATGTGGTCGTGCTTGCCGGCAAGGGCCATGAAAATTATCAGATCATCGGGGAGACAAAAATGCGCTTTGACGATCGGGAGGTAGCGCGGGAGGAGATACGGAAAAGACAGACAATAGGGGTAGGATGA